In Magnetococcales bacterium, the following are encoded in one genomic region:
- a CDS encoding NADH-quinone oxidoreductase subunit M, producing the protein MAVVDSFLLGWLQLVPVIGAVALLFVRHNRLAWLIALGCAGVELALALWLNHLFDPQQSGWQWYRRLPVTDWLVQVSGADGITVFFVLLTAFLSLLVVLYGGLVRHFTRLPRFFSVVLGCEAALMGQFAALDLMWFTLMAGLHTLFIGYLFSTWSLSTDERSAIHRYYQFMGTSLLLLLAAAVMLGWNHAESAKGAWSFELTLLLQDERSSYLQGVIFYLLFYGLAIRVPLFPFHGWLPQVMEHGTVASAMVLLLGLKTGIYGMLRFLIPLFPDAVWSWREYVIVIAALGIFYSALLALVQTNLRKLLAYAVVSHTGLLVIGLFSLHPHAFQGSIMLTGSFGLAISTLMLMAGIVHQRIHGVSLERLGGLFTPLPLVGVAFLVAALSVVGMPGTPGFDAVHLLLEAAIDRFGALVTVLAALGNVAAASCLLWAFQRAFLATPSPSLPPVASLPRATWAEKGLAAVLVMVQLASGFNADPWLDLVKNASQTLAAPYLERGERP; encoded by the coding sequence ATGGCTGTTGTGGACTCTTTTCTGCTCGGATGGCTGCAACTCGTGCCGGTCATCGGTGCGGTGGCCTTGCTGTTTGTCCGGCACAATCGATTGGCTTGGCTGATCGCGCTGGGCTGCGCCGGGGTCGAACTGGCCCTGGCTTTGTGGTTGAATCACCTGTTCGACCCGCAGCAATCCGGCTGGCAGTGGTATCGACGCCTGCCGGTGACGGATTGGCTGGTGCAGGTGTCGGGGGCCGACGGGATCACCGTTTTCTTCGTGCTGCTGACGGCGTTTTTGTCTCTGCTGGTGGTGCTGTACGGGGGATTGGTGCGCCATTTCACCCGGCTGCCCCGTTTTTTTTCCGTGGTGCTCGGCTGCGAGGCCGCCTTGATGGGGCAGTTCGCCGCTTTGGACCTGATGTGGTTCACCCTCATGGCCGGGTTGCATACCCTGTTCATCGGGTATCTCTTTTCCACCTGGTCCCTGTCCACCGATGAACGCTCCGCCATTCACCGTTATTATCAATTCATGGGTACCAGCCTGCTGCTGCTCCTGGCCGCCGCCGTCATGCTCGGCTGGAATCACGCGGAATCTGCCAAAGGCGCCTGGTCCTTTGAATTGACCCTCCTGCTCCAGGATGAACGCTCCTCCTATCTCCAGGGGGTGATCTTTTATCTGTTGTTTTATGGTCTGGCCATCCGGGTGCCCCTGTTTCCGTTTCACGGCTGGCTTCCCCAGGTGATGGAACACGGTACCGTGGCTTCGGCCATGGTGCTGCTCCTGGGCCTGAAAACCGGCATCTATGGCATGTTGCGCTTTTTGATACCCCTGTTTCCGGACGCGGTCTGGAGTTGGCGGGAGTATGTCATCGTCATCGCCGCCCTCGGCATCTTCTACAGCGCCCTCCTGGCCCTGGTGCAGACCAATCTGCGCAAACTTCTCGCCTATGCGGTGGTCAGCCATACCGGCCTGCTCGTGATCGGCCTGTTCAGTCTCCACCCCCATGCCTTCCAGGGAAGCATCATGCTCACCGGCTCCTTCGGGTTGGCCATCTCCACCCTGATGCTCATGGCCGGCATCGTCCATCAACGCATCCATGGCGTCTCCCTGGAGCGGCTCGGGGGACTGTTCACGCCTCTGCCCCTGGTGGGTGTGGCTTTTCTGGTGGCCGCCCTGTCGGTGGTGGGCATGCCCGGCACACCGGGTTTCGACGCGGTCCATCTGCTGCTGGAAGCCGCCATCGACCGGTTCGGCGCCCTGGTCACGGTGCTGGCGGCGCTGGGCAACGTGGCTGCCGCCTCCTGTCTGCTCTGGGCCTTTCAGCGGGCCTTTCTGGCCACCCCGTCTCCGAGTCTGCCTCCGGTCGCCTCCCTGCCACGGGCCACCTGGGCTGAAAAAGGATTGGCCGCCGTGCTGGTGATGGTGCAACTGGCCTCCGGATTCAACGCGGATCCCTGGCTCGATCTGGTCAAGAATGCCTCGCAAACCCTGGCCGCACCCTACCTGGAACGGGGAGAACGGCCATGA
- a CDS encoding NADH-quinone oxidoreductase subunit M produces MTLLDLPLLSGLIVLPMAGALGAWIVPNGRLARRVALVCGTLELLLALAAVAAMDFSLSGFQLVERHTWIPTLGVTYLVGVDGLSALFLPASALLFLATLVASWNLANRVMPRFYFALLLFFEGVTIGIFCALDTILFFFFWELTLIPIYFLIALWGMGPNRRHAAVKYTLFMLAGGAALLFGLLLTTLAHPGPHTFDLTRLLAAPLSKEAQWPIFFLLLIGFGVKIPIVPLHVWLPIVAMEGPVVIAAIMTGLKLGAYGLLRFLFPLTPLVARELHWLLTGIAVVTIVYGALSALSQSNLRRLLAFSSIGHVGLVVLGLSSFTLAGVQGAVAQLLNFSLISGGLFLLAGFLHQRLGSTDLIHLGGLFRPLPVLAGFFLFLGLAGMGMPLTSGFPGELLLLTSALRDHVGSGLAALGGVILGAGYFLGFYRKAFLGPLGTRVPGDLPALLPRELAILMVFGLLILVAGWFPDLFLLDPTRAAARAWVEQVGVATVVPMR; encoded by the coding sequence ATGACGCTCCTGGATCTGCCGCTGCTCTCCGGACTGATCGTCCTGCCCATGGCGGGGGCTTTGGGGGCCTGGATCGTGCCCAATGGCCGTCTGGCCCGTCGGGTCGCCCTGGTCTGTGGAACCCTGGAGCTGCTGTTGGCCCTGGCCGCGGTGGCGGCCATGGATTTTTCCCTCTCCGGCTTTCAACTGGTGGAGCGCCATACCTGGATTCCCACCCTGGGGGTCACCTATCTGGTGGGGGTGGATGGCCTCTCCGCCCTGTTTCTGCCCGCCAGCGCATTGTTGTTTCTCGCCACCCTGGTGGCCAGTTGGAATCTGGCCAATCGGGTGATGCCGCGCTTTTATTTCGCGTTGCTGCTGTTTTTTGAAGGGGTGACCATCGGGATTTTTTGCGCCCTGGATACCATCCTGTTCTTTTTCTTCTGGGAATTGACCCTGATTCCCATCTATTTTCTCATCGCCTTGTGGGGCATGGGCCCCAATCGTCGGCATGCGGCGGTCAAGTATACCCTGTTCATGCTCGCGGGGGGGGCGGCGTTGCTGTTCGGTCTGCTGCTCACCACCCTGGCCCATCCCGGTCCCCACACCTTCGACCTGACCCGCCTGCTGGCCGCTCCCCTCTCCAAAGAGGCCCAGTGGCCGATTTTCTTTTTGTTGCTGATCGGTTTCGGGGTCAAGATTCCCATCGTGCCGCTGCATGTCTGGCTGCCCATCGTGGCCATGGAAGGGCCGGTGGTGATCGCGGCCATCATGACCGGGCTGAAACTGGGGGCTTATGGTCTGCTGCGCTTTTTGTTCCCCCTGACCCCCCTGGTGGCCCGGGAACTCCATTGGCTGCTGACGGGCATCGCCGTGGTCACCATCGTCTATGGCGCCCTGTCGGCCCTGTCCCAAAGCAATCTGCGTCGCCTGCTGGCTTTTTCCAGCATCGGCCATGTGGGACTGGTGGTGTTGGGACTCTCCAGCTTCACCCTGGCGGGGGTGCAGGGGGCGGTGGCCCAGTTGCTCAACTTTTCCCTGATCTCGGGGGGGCTGTTTCTGTTGGCGGGATTCCTCCACCAAAGGCTCGGCTCCACGGATCTGATCCATCTGGGAGGCTTGTTCCGACCGTTGCCGGTGCTGGCGGGATTTTTCCTTTTTCTGGGGCTGGCCGGCATGGGCATGCCTTTGACCTCGGGTTTCCCGGGGGAGTTGTTGTTGCTGACCAGCGCGTTGCGGGACCATGTGGGTTCCGGATTGGCCGCTTTGGGTGGGGTGATTCTGGGAGCGGGTTATTTTCTGGGCTTTTATCGCAAGGCCTTTCTCGGCCCCCTGGGCACCCGCGTGCCCGGGGATCTGCCTGCTCTGCTGCCCCGGGAACTGGCGATCCTGATGGTGTTCGGGTTGCTGATTCTGGTGGCCGGCTGGTTCCCGGATCTGTTTTTGCTGGATCCCACCCGGGCCGCGGCTCGGGCATGGGTGGAGCAGGTGGGAGTTGCCACCGTGGTGCCCATGCGTTGA
- a CDS encoding SPOR domain-containing protein, producing MKEVAKATAPAKETAKAPVKEVAKAATPAKKETTTAKAKENAASHAGEFVANAGSFSNAENANQLRRRLTERGITSYTKVSTINGKEYTHVMVGPYSSQREADVKVSSIHKEVGVLAKALPVH from the coding sequence GTGAAAGAAGTCGCCAAAGCCACGGCTCCGGCCAAGGAAACCGCCAAGGCTCCGGTGAAAGAAGTCGCCAAAGCCGCAACGCCGGCCAAGAAGGAGACCACCACCGCCAAGGCCAAAGAGAACGCGGCTTCCCATGCCGGAGAGTTCGTGGCCAATGCCGGATCCTTCAGCAATGCGGAAAACGCCAACCAACTGCGTCGTCGTCTCACGGAGCGTGGCATCACCTCCTACACCAAGGTTTCCACGATCAACGGCAAAGAGTACACCCACGTGATGGTGGGCCCCTACTCCTCCCAGCGTGAAGCCGATGTGAAAGTGAGTTCGATCCACAAAGAAGTCGGTGTCCTGGCCAAGGCGTTGCCGGTCCACTAA
- a CDS encoding SPOR domain-containing protein, protein MTGATNELDPSRQEPPQAKPDVFIAPTEGQRRAATIQRRKRIGKHLSEALIAAVVGGVVTIMVWHQASPPTAQTTETKSVVIAGAELGTSANPITLPAQSGANAHAQMAAIAPKAESKPVAAHPETELNKGSAQTTARIETIPTPTAMPMNPPAAAARMDDKNPARETLAKNGATPTEEMMEDAISAEMDPPSLAETANAADHANPAKIEAEESRQVPVIQAKSEPVKGAESAIPAAKAVSVTKAEAKAAPLPAPKAVTHAAEAKAVAAPTKADAKPATIAATAATKTDAKAAPATHSEAKAGFPQAQADGHFLVTAGSYSNAMGAEKIQKKLADAGIPVRLRKSTLNNHTVHHLLTGPFANAELASQAVATIKERTGIEARSVSMPEANPQSAKNAVKQPATAAKPTASKESPAKEMHAKATTPAKEIIKAMAPVHKETTKAAAPIKEIAKASAPVKELAKATAPVKETKEAKDAKEVKEVAKATAPAKETAKAPVRKKSPKPRLRPRKPPKPR, encoded by the coding sequence GTGACCGGCGCCACAAATGAGTTGGACCCCTCCCGTCAAGAACCCCCTCAAGCCAAGCCCGATGTGTTCATCGCGCCCACCGAGGGTCAACGCCGTGCGGCAACCATCCAACGCCGGAAGCGCATTGGCAAGCATCTGTCCGAAGCGTTGATCGCCGCCGTGGTGGGTGGTGTGGTCACGATCATGGTTTGGCATCAGGCCTCCCCGCCCACGGCCCAGACCACGGAAACCAAATCGGTGGTGATCGCCGGAGCCGAGCTGGGCACCAGCGCGAATCCGATCACCCTGCCGGCCCAATCCGGTGCCAACGCCCACGCCCAGATGGCGGCCATCGCCCCCAAGGCGGAGAGCAAACCCGTCGCCGCCCATCCGGAAACGGAACTCAACAAGGGTAGCGCCCAGACCACCGCCAGGATCGAGACGATCCCGACCCCGACGGCCATGCCGATGAATCCTCCTGCCGCAGCCGCCAGGATGGACGACAAGAATCCGGCCCGGGAGACCCTCGCCAAAAACGGCGCGACACCCACCGAAGAGATGATGGAAGACGCCATCAGCGCGGAGATGGATCCCCCCTCCCTGGCCGAGACGGCCAATGCCGCAGATCACGCCAACCCGGCGAAGATCGAAGCGGAGGAATCCCGTCAGGTGCCGGTGATCCAGGCCAAGAGCGAGCCGGTCAAAGGGGCGGAGAGCGCCATTCCGGCAGCCAAAGCGGTCTCCGTGACCAAAGCGGAAGCCAAGGCGGCCCCGTTGCCCGCGCCCAAGGCCGTGACCCACGCCGCCGAGGCCAAAGCCGTGGCCGCGCCGACCAAAGCCGATGCCAAGCCCGCCACCATCGCGGCGACCGCAGCGACCAAAACCGACGCCAAAGCCGCTCCGGCGACCCACTCCGAAGCCAAGGCGGGTTTCCCCCAGGCCCAGGCGGATGGTCATTTCCTGGTGACCGCTGGATCCTACTCCAACGCCATGGGCGCGGAGAAGATCCAAAAGAAGCTGGCGGATGCGGGCATTCCGGTACGGTTGCGCAAAAGCACCCTCAACAACCACACGGTGCATCATCTGCTGACCGGTCCTTTCGCCAATGCGGAATTGGCGAGTCAGGCCGTGGCCACCATCAAGGAGCGCACCGGCATCGAAGCCCGTTCGGTGAGCATGCCTGAGGCCAATCCCCAGTCGGCCAAGAATGCGGTCAAGCAACCGGCGACGGCTGCCAAACCCACGGCCTCCAAGGAGAGCCCGGCCAAGGAGATGCACGCCAAAGCCACGACTCCGGCCAAAGAGATCATCAAGGCCATGGCCCCGGTCCACAAAGAGACCACCAAAGCCGCGGCTCCGATCAAAGAGATCGCCAAGGCCTCCGCTCCGGTCAAAGAACTCGCCAAAGCCACGGCCCCGGTGAAAGAGACCAAAGAAGCCAAAGACGCGAAGGAAGTCAAAGAAGTCGCCAAAGCCACGGCTCCGGCCAAGGAAACCGCCAAGGCTCCGGTGAGAAAGAAGTCGCCAAAGCCACGGCTCCGGCCAAGGAAACCGCCAAAGCCCCGGTGA
- the alr gene encoding alanine racemase, with protein MTPHPPGRPTWLEIDLAAIVHNFRVARQSAGEGCALYPVIKANAYGLGAVPVARALTAAGAHGFCVAMVEEAIPLRAAGIELPIILLSGFIPGLEHQVCALDLEPVIFDLEAARRLSRLRGPHAPPIPVHVKIDTGMGRVGFSADRLSEVVASLDPLPGIHLDSILSHLARADEIEGQATTRQQLDTLLRAVEGLGPRGRTLRRSIGNSAGLLGTPEARLEWGRPGIILYGASPFYPRRNWRDDGLRPVVRWVTHVLSIREVPAGTPLGYGHEFVTREPSRIALLPVGYADGYGRLLKGRAQILTQGCRAPVVGRISMDLTLVDVTHIPKAVAGSQVTLLGTDGREFIGVEEMADWMETIPYEVLCRLGARVPRHYRTDLP; from the coding sequence ATGACTCCCCATCCTCCCGGACGCCCCACCTGGCTGGAGATCGATCTTGCGGCCATCGTGCATAATTTCCGCGTGGCCCGGCAGAGCGCCGGGGAGGGCTGCGCCTTGTATCCGGTGATCAAGGCCAATGCCTACGGTCTGGGCGCGGTCCCCGTCGCCAGGGCCTTGACAGCCGCCGGCGCCCACGGCTTTTGCGTGGCCATGGTGGAAGAGGCCATCCCGTTGCGGGCCGCCGGCATCGAATTGCCCATCATTTTATTGTCCGGATTCATTCCCGGTCTGGAGCATCAGGTGTGCGCCCTGGATCTGGAGCCGGTCATCTTCGATCTGGAGGCGGCCCGTCGCCTGAGCCGGCTGCGGGGGCCGCACGCGCCGCCGATTCCGGTCCACGTCAAAATCGACACCGGCATGGGACGGGTGGGATTCTCCGCCGACCGCTTGTCCGAGGTGGTGGCCAGCCTGGATCCACTGCCCGGCATCCATCTGGATTCCATTCTGTCCCATCTGGCCCGGGCGGACGAAATCGAAGGCCAGGCCACCACCCGTCAGCAGTTGGACACCCTGCTGCGGGCGGTGGAGGGTCTGGGACCACGGGGTCGGACCTTGCGCCGCTCCATCGGCAACAGCGCGGGTCTGCTGGGCACTCCGGAAGCCCGTCTGGAGTGGGGCCGCCCCGGAATCATCCTGTATGGCGCCTCGCCGTTTTATCCCCGCCGCAACTGGCGCGACGACGGCCTGCGTCCGGTGGTGCGCTGGGTGACCCATGTGCTGTCGATCCGCGAGGTGCCGGCGGGCACCCCGTTGGGTTATGGTCACGAATTTGTCACCCGGGAACCGTCCCGGATCGCCCTGCTGCCGGTGGGTTACGCGGATGGGTATGGGCGACTGTTGAAAGGACGCGCTCAAATTTTGACACAGGGGTGTCGGGCTCCGGTGGTGGGCCGCATCTCCATGGATCTGACCCTGGTGGATGTGACCCACATCCCAAAAGCCGTTGCAGGAAGCCAGGTTACCCTGCTTGGCACCGATGGCCGGGAGTTCATCGGTGTCGAAGAGATGGCAGACTGGATGGAGACCATCCCCTATGAGGTTTTGTGTCGTTTGGGTGCCCGGGTACCGCGGCACTACCGGACTGACCTCCCATAA
- the dnaB gene encoding replicative DNA helicase translates to MIPPDPESRPSSPTRRPSYSHEAEQSVLGAILLDNSVMDQVTDILVPEDFYVGAHRITYQAMLAILDRGDPADPVILKQYLEKHNELESVGGAGYFSRLIDTVPATANAKAYAHLVRDKAILRALVHAASSIADEVYRDSTHTVDDMLDTAEQRIFAVGENRAKRRSNYTDVKTILPPIFERLERLMSRQELVTGVSTGFTDLDRLLSGLQKSDLLILAGRPAMGKTTLVMNMAANAALDHGAPVAVFSLEMSKEQLATRLLASTARVDAQGLRTGRIQDADYNKLVHAAQELSQAPIYIDDSPTLSIMSLRAKARRLKREKGIQLLIVDYLQLMQGDGDLENRVQEISQISRGLKGLAKELDIPVLALSQLSRKVEERPNKKPILSDLRESGSIEQDADIVLFVYREEVYKENDPSLAGLAEVIVAKQRNGPTGTARLTFQKQYTRFENHASTEYMASHGG, encoded by the coding sequence ATGATACCCCCGGATCCCGAGTCGCGTCCCTCCTCCCCCACCCGCCGTCCGAGCTACTCCCACGAAGCCGAACAATCGGTACTGGGAGCCATTCTGCTGGACAACTCGGTGATGGATCAGGTCACGGATATTTTGGTGCCGGAAGATTTTTATGTCGGTGCCCACCGGATCACCTATCAGGCCATGCTGGCCATCCTGGACCGGGGGGATCCGGCGGATCCGGTCATACTCAAACAATATCTGGAAAAACACAACGAACTGGAATCCGTGGGGGGAGCGGGCTACTTTTCCCGTCTCATCGACACGGTTCCGGCCACGGCCAACGCCAAGGCCTACGCCCATCTGGTGCGGGACAAGGCGATCCTGCGTGCCCTGGTACACGCCGCCTCCTCCATCGCCGACGAGGTGTACCGGGACTCCACCCACACCGTGGACGACATGCTCGACACCGCCGAACAGCGCATCTTCGCGGTGGGGGAGAACCGGGCCAAGCGTCGTTCCAATTATACCGATGTCAAGACCATCCTGCCTCCCATTTTCGAGCGGCTCGAACGGTTGATGTCCCGTCAGGAACTGGTGACCGGGGTTTCCACCGGTTTCACCGATCTGGACCGGCTGCTCTCCGGATTGCAAAAATCCGACCTGCTGATTCTGGCGGGTCGTCCCGCCATGGGCAAGACCACCCTGGTGATGAACATGGCCGCCAATGCCGCCCTGGATCACGGCGCGCCGGTGGCGGTCTTTTCCCTGGAAATGTCCAAGGAGCAGTTGGCCACCCGTCTGCTCGCCTCCACCGCCCGGGTGGACGCCCAGGGACTGCGTACCGGTCGGATCCAGGACGCGGACTACAACAAACTGGTCCACGCCGCCCAGGAACTCTCCCAGGCGCCCATCTACATCGACGACTCCCCCACCCTGTCCATCATGTCGCTGCGGGCCAAGGCCCGACGCCTCAAACGGGAAAAGGGCATCCAACTGCTGATCGTGGACTATCTGCAACTCATGCAAGGGGACGGGGATCTGGAAAACCGGGTCCAGGAAATTTCCCAAATCAGCCGGGGACTCAAAGGATTGGCCAAGGAGCTGGACATTCCGGTTCTGGCCCTCTCCCAGTTGTCCCGCAAGGTGGAAGAACGCCCCAACAAAAAACCGATCCTGTCGGATCTGCGGGAATCCGGCTCCATCGAACAAGACGCCGACATCGTGCTGTTCGTCTACCGGGAGGAGGTCTACAAGGAAAACGATCCCTCCTTGGCGGGTCTGGCGGAGGTGATCGTGGCCAAGCAGCGTAACGGTCCCACGGGCACGGCCCGGCTGACCTTCCAGAAACAGTACACCCGCTTTGAAAACCACGCCTCGACCGAATACATGGCCAGCCACGGAGGTTGA
- the radC gene encoding DNA repair protein RadC, protein MDKKPDHAGLHHGHRQRLRRRFLEEGLEGFEDHQVLELLLFNVLPRQDTNALAHLLLKRFGGFSAALEADPSDLASIPGMGEVAATFLSLIPSVTRRYLEDQAGRDKPSLNDPDKATAYVRALTAGRTEEVFYVLCLDQRARLLFPALLSRGTVNEAHVHPRQVVEVALRHKAVEVILAHNHPSGNVTPSAADRHLTKILLHALTPIGVRLVDHLITAGDRCLSMAREGILGL, encoded by the coding sequence ATGGACAAAAAACCCGATCACGCCGGACTGCATCACGGTCATCGTCAACGGCTGCGGCGTCGTTTTCTGGAGGAGGGACTCGAAGGATTCGAGGACCATCAGGTGCTGGAGCTGTTATTGTTCAACGTTTTGCCCCGTCAGGACACCAACGCCCTGGCCCATCTGTTGTTGAAGCGGTTTGGGGGATTTTCGGCGGCCCTGGAGGCCGATCCGTCGGATCTGGCCTCGATTCCGGGCATGGGAGAGGTGGCGGCGACTTTTTTGTCCCTGATTCCGTCGGTGACCCGGCGTTATCTCGAAGATCAGGCGGGCCGGGACAAGCCTTCCCTCAACGATCCGGACAAGGCTACCGCCTATGTGCGCGCCTTGACCGCCGGACGTACCGAGGAGGTGTTTTATGTGTTGTGTCTGGATCAGCGTGCCCGTTTGTTGTTTCCGGCGTTGTTGAGCCGGGGCACGGTCAACGAGGCCCATGTCCATCCCCGGCAGGTGGTGGAGGTGGCGTTGCGTCACAAGGCGGTGGAGGTGATCCTGGCCCACAATCATCCCTCGGGGAATGTCACCCCTTCGGCGGCGGATCGCCATCTGACCAAAATTCTGCTCCATGCCCTGACCCCCATCGGCGTGCGGCTGGTGGATCACCTGATTACCGCCGGGGATCGTTGTCTGAGCATGGCCAGAGAAGGGATTCTGGGGCTTTAG
- a CDS encoding ankyrin repeat domain-containing protein, producing the protein MADDQNGVWVVPQDVERLLAEGKNLNTRDAEGWTPLHRVIQEGDVALAERLLEAGVEVNVIDPQRWTPLHWVAVRGFAGLARRLLALGADPNARDRDKESPLHWAASWGHQETVRILLDGGAEIDARDRHGETPLFQAAQEGDVEMVELLIARGAAVDPRNVDGGPPLHCAVFYGQPAVAECLLAHGAEIDARNKFGKTALHFAAIRGRVDEAELLLARGAEINAKDLTGRTPLMAARENGRDDMEVLLQEQGGI; encoded by the coding sequence ATGGCGGACGATCAGAACGGGGTATGGGTGGTGCCGCAGGATGTGGAACGCCTGCTCGCGGAAGGCAAAAACCTCAATACCCGCGACGCCGAAGGGTGGACACCGCTGCATCGGGTCATCCAGGAAGGGGATGTGGCCCTGGCCGAGCGGCTGCTGGAGGCCGGAGTCGAGGTCAACGTGATCGATCCCCAACGCTGGACCCCATTGCATTGGGTGGCGGTGCGGGGTTTCGCCGGTCTGGCCCGGCGTCTGCTCGCCCTGGGGGCCGACCCCAACGCCCGGGACCGGGACAAGGAGAGTCCCCTCCATTGGGCCGCCTCCTGGGGTCATCAGGAGACGGTGCGGATTCTGCTCGACGGCGGCGCCGAGATCGACGCCCGGGATCGCCATGGGGAGACCCCGTTGTTTCAGGCGGCCCAGGAGGGGGATGTGGAGATGGTGGAACTGTTGATCGCCCGGGGGGCGGCGGTGGATCCCCGCAATGTCGATGGGGGACCGCCCTTGCATTGCGCGGTGTTTTACGGTCAGCCCGCCGTGGCCGAATGTCTGTTGGCCCACGGGGCCGAGATCGACGCCCGCAACAAGTTCGGCAAGACCGCGCTCCATTTTGCCGCCATCCGGGGCCGGGTCGATGAGGCGGAACTGCTCCTGGCCAGAGGTGCGGAGATCAATGCCAAGGATCTGACCGGTCGCACCCCCCTCATGGCGGCCCGGGAGAATGGTCGGGACGATATGGAAGTGTTGTTGCAGGAGCAGGGGGGAATTTAG
- the fur gene encoding ferric iron uptake transcriptional regulator, with protein sequence MDMNQDLKNVGLKATAPRMKVLRLFVSDTCQHMSAEDVYKRLLADGEEIGLATIYRVLTQFEHAGLLSRSHFESGKAIFELNQGAHHDHLVCLQCGRVEEFVDPLIENRQAEIARERGFAVQDHALSLYADCLNPTCPNRQSF encoded by the coding sequence ATGGACATGAACCAGGATCTCAAAAACGTCGGCCTCAAGGCCACCGCACCGAGGATGAAAGTCTTGCGCCTCTTCGTGTCCGATACCTGCCAACACATGAGCGCCGAGGATGTCTACAAACGTCTGCTCGCCGACGGGGAAGAGATCGGTCTGGCCACCATCTACCGGGTGTTGACCCAGTTTGAACACGCCGGCCTGTTGTCCCGCAGCCACTTCGAGTCCGGCAAGGCCATTTTCGAGCTGAATCAAGGCGCGCATCACGATCATCTGGTCTGTTTGCAATGCGGTCGGGTGGAGGAGTTCGTGGATCCCCTGATCGAAAACCGTCAAGCCGAAATCGCCCGGGAACGGGGATTCGCGGTACAGGATCACGCCCTCTCCCTGTATGCCGACTGCCTGAATCCCACCTGTCCCAACCGGCAATCCTTCTAA
- a CDS encoding cation transporter — MTTHAVWQHQHRFGLDEKQAAENRTHWVIGLTMITMIVELIAGYLTGSMALTADGWHMGTHAAALGLAAFAYAFARRHADNPRFTFGSGKTGPLGGFASAVALAIVALLMAVESFQRLLSPVSVEFSTALLVAVSGLVVNLASAWLLGGAHDHGHHHGHGHHDDHDHDDHDHDDHDHDDHDHDDHAHDDHAHDDHDHDDHPVVHQDHNLKGAYLHVLADALTSVTAIVALICGMTLGWVWMDPLMGIIGSVVIGVWSFGLIRESAKTLLDAEDNGPLQDKVRRRLLEHGECEIADLHLWRVGPTSHACIVSLITHDPQGADHYKSLLRGIGGLDHVTVEVNHCRVCP; from the coding sequence ATGACCACCCACGCCGTTTGGCAGCATCAACACCGTTTCGGTCTGGACGAAAAACAGGCCGCCGAAAACCGCACCCATTGGGTGATCGGGTTGACCATGATCACCATGATCGTGGAGTTGATCGCCGGTTATCTCACCGGCTCCATGGCCCTGACCGCCGATGGCTGGCATATGGGCACCCATGCCGCCGCCCTGGGACTGGCCGCCTTTGCCTATGCCTTTGCCCGGCGTCACGCCGACAATCCCCGTTTCACCTTCGGTTCGGGCAAGACCGGACCTTTGGGTGGTTTCGCCAGCGCCGTGGCTTTGGCGATCGTTGCGTTGTTGATGGCGGTGGAATCCTTTCAGCGTCTGCTCTCCCCGGTGAGTGTGGAGTTCTCCACGGCGCTGCTGGTGGCGGTTTCCGGTCTGGTGGTCAATCTGGCGAGCGCCTGGCTGCTGGGGGGCGCCCATGATCATGGGCATCATCATGGCCATGGACACCATGACGATCACGACCATGACGATCACGACCATGACGATCACGACCATGACGATCACGACCATGATGATCATGCCCATGACGATCATGCCCATGACGATCACGACCATGATGACCATCCTGTCGTGCATCAGGACCATAATCTCAAGGGGGCCTATTTGCATGTGCTGGCCGATGCCCTCACGTCGGTGACGGCGATTGTGGCCTTGATCTGCGGCATGACCTTGGGGTGGGTGTGGATGGATCCGTTGATGGGGATCATCGGTTCGGTCGTGATCGGCGTCTGGTCTTTTGGTTTGATCCGGGAGAGCGCCAAGACCTTGTTGGACGCGGAGGACAATGGTCCGTTGCAAGACAAGGTGCGCCGTCGTTTGCTGGAGCATGGGGAGTGTGAAATCGCGGATTTGCATCTGTGGCGGGTGGGGCCCACCAGTCACGCCTGCATCGTGTCGCTGATCACCCACGATCCCCAGGGTGCGGATCATTACAAATCCTTGTTGCGTGGTATCGGCGGTCTGGATCACGTCACTGTGGAAGTCAACCATTGTCGGGTCTGTCCATGA